GCTCGGGCATTCGCCCCGTCCTTTTTCTTCACCTCATTCGACCATAGGGAGGCGTCACATGTTTGCAATGCGTATCGCCGCCCCTGGCATGGTCTCGCGAGCGTTGTCGCGACCTTAAGCTGTTCAGGTCGCCCATTCGCTGCTCACGCGGTTCCGCCTGAAAAGGCGCTCCGCGCAATTCCCAGACAGTCCGCAGTTCTATCGCCAATGCATTTCGGCGCGTTCTGACTGTCTCGTCCTTTCGCTTCTGACTGGAACCTCGGTGCGCTCCTGCGCCACCGGGTCGTGGCAAATGACCAGAAAAAAACTCGACTTTCGCGGACAGGCCTTCAAGGACGTCCTCGGCTTTACCTTCCATCACTGGGCGCAGCAGCCCTGGCGCATCGTCGTCATCACGGCGCTGGTGCTGCTCTCCGCATTGGCCGACGTGCTCACGCCAATGTTCGCGGGACACCTTGTCGACGCCATCGCGTCCGGCGCGGCCAGCAACGCCATTGCCTGGCGCGCGGCGGTGACGGCTTTCTGCGTGCTGGGCGCGCTCGGGCTCGGCGCCACGCTGCTGCGGCAAGGCGTGTACTTCAACATCATCCGGCTCACGCTCAAGATGATGAGCGAAATCGCCGCGAATGCGTTTCATCGCGTCCAGCGTTTTTCGACCGACTGGCACGCCAACAGCTTCGCCGGCTCCACGGTGCGCAAGATCACGCGCGGCATGTGGGCGCTCGACCTGCTCAACGACACGCTGCTGATCGCGCTGTTCCCGTCGCTTGTCATGCTGGTCGGCGCCACGGTCCTGCTCGGCTGGCGCTGGCCGATGATGGGCGCGGTCGTCGGCATCGGCTCATTGCTCTATATCGCGGTAACGGTGGCGATGTCGCTCGGTTTCGTCGCGCCGGCCGCGCGGCTCGCGAATGCGTGGGACACGCGCATGGGCGGCGCGCTCGCCGACGCGGTCAGTTGCAACGGCGTGGTCAAGGCGTTCGGCGCGGAAGATCGCGAAGAAGCGCTGCTGGCGCGCGTGATCGGCAAGTGGGGGCACCGCACGCGCCGCACGTGGATGCGCGGCACGATCAACGGCGGCGTCCAGGGCGGCATGCTGGTAGCGATCCAGGCCGCGATTCTCGGCGCGGCGCTGCTGTTGTGGGCGCGCGGCGAGGCGAGCGTCGGCGACATCACGTTCGCGCTGACCATGTTCTTCATGCTGCAAGGCTATCTGCGCGACGTGGGCATGCATATCCGCAACCTGCAACGCTCGGTCAACGACATGGAGGAACTCGTGTCGCTGGAAAGCCAGCCGCTCGGCATCGAGGACCAACCCAGCGCGGGCCCGATCGCGATCGGCAAAGGCGAGATCCGCTTCGAGCACGTCACCTTCCATTACGGGGCGAATGGCCAGCCGCTCTACGACAACTTCTCCGTGCGCATTGCGCCGGGCGAGCGCGTCGGACTGGTCGGGCATTCGGGTTCCGGGAAGACCACGTTCATCAAGCTGATCCAGCGGCTCTATGACATTTCGGAAGGCCGGATCACGATCGACGGTCAGGACATCGCCAAGGTGCGGCAGGCGTCGTTGCGCAGCCAGATCGCGATCGTTCAGCAGGAGCCGGTGCTGTTTCACCGCTCGCTCGCCGAAAACATCGCGTATGCGCGGCCCGGCGCGAGCCGCGCCGAGATCGAGCGCGCCGCGAAGCTTGCGAGCGCGCACGATTTCATCGCGGCGCTGCCCAATGGCTACGACACGCTGGTCGGTGAACGCGGCGTCAAGCTGTCGGGCGGCGAACGTCAGCGCGTCGCCATCGCGCGGGCATTTCTCGCCGACGCGCCAATCCTGATTCTGGACGAAGCGACGTCGAGTCTCGACAGCGAAAGCGAAGTGCTGATCCAGCAGGCCATGGAACGGCTGATGATGGGCCGCACCACGCTGGTGGTCGCGCACCGTCTTTCCACCGTGCGTGCACTGGACCGGTTACTGGTGCTGGATAAAGGCAAGGTGATCGAGGAAGGCAGCCATGAGGCGTTGATCAGACTCGAGAACGGCCTCTACCGGCGATTGTTCGAGCGTCAGGCACTGGAGCTGATCAAGGGGCTGGGCGAGCCGGAACTTGCAAATCAGACCGCACGGCTGAGCGCGAACCGTACGGATGATTCCAGCTTGCTGGTCGGGAAGTAAATGACGCCGGGTGTGCGGGACGTCGGATGGAAACCGCCGGTATGCGCCGGCGGTTTCTGGCGGCGTCCCGTCACAAACTTTTCAAGCCGTCGATAAAAGGAACGGACGCGCCGCGCCGTCCAAACGCTCACGGACTCCCCCGCTACACCACACCCGCAGGCAGTCCGACTCCGCGTGCCATCCCGGTGGCGGCAAACACTATCAGGACCATCAATA
This genomic stretch from Paraburkholderia dioscoreae harbors:
- a CDS encoding ABC transporter ATP-binding protein, producing MTRKKLDFRGQAFKDVLGFTFHHWAQQPWRIVVITALVLLSALADVLTPMFAGHLVDAIASGAASNAIAWRAAVTAFCVLGALGLGATLLRQGVYFNIIRLTLKMMSEIAANAFHRVQRFSTDWHANSFAGSTVRKITRGMWALDLLNDTLLIALFPSLVMLVGATVLLGWRWPMMGAVVGIGSLLYIAVTVAMSLGFVAPAARLANAWDTRMGGALADAVSCNGVVKAFGAEDREEALLARVIGKWGHRTRRTWMRGTINGGVQGGMLVAIQAAILGAALLLWARGEASVGDITFALTMFFMLQGYLRDVGMHIRNLQRSVNDMEELVSLESQPLGIEDQPSAGPIAIGKGEIRFEHVTFHYGANGQPLYDNFSVRIAPGERVGLVGHSGSGKTTFIKLIQRLYDISEGRITIDGQDIAKVRQASLRSQIAIVQQEPVLFHRSLAENIAYARPGASRAEIERAAKLASAHDFIAALPNGYDTLVGERGVKLSGGERQRVAIARAFLADAPILILDEATSSLDSESEVLIQQAMERLMMGRTTLVVAHRLSTVRALDRLLVLDKGKVIEEGSHEALIRLENGLYRRLFERQALELIKGLGEPELANQTARLSANRTDDSSLLVGK